In Nicotiana tabacum cultivar K326 chromosome 11, ASM71507v2, whole genome shotgun sequence, a single window of DNA contains:
- the LOC142166057 gene encoding uncharacterized protein LOC142166057 has product MTVHLEALDLWEAVEEDYEVTPLGNNPTINQIKIHKEKKKRKAKPKTCLFSAVSHSILTRIMQMQSAAAISNKVRLFGKEFNDERIVQKILVTLPEKYEATISSLENSKDLSSITLAELVKALQALEQRRIMRKENVKCNKYGQLGHVERVCKSQPQCEEANTAANQHQEEQLFIATCFASNSSSESWLIDSGCTNHMSNDQELFQELDRYVIGKVRIGNGDLLDAKGRGIVVIESLTDKACLIKDADNKELSKIKTRGKSVFFEPSGGGTSCNCPAKRDKLDKNAEPGSVVGYNNISKAYRIYQPQNDKVVVSRDVKFLENDTWNWKDGEKQNNLECLDEDVDDVPVRGTRPLSDICQRCNVAILEPVGFPEAAKDEKWRTTMQEELKMIEKNNTYNAKLNPDGSVITQESYWSQVGL; this is encoded by the exons ATGACAGTTCATCTTGAAGCACTGGATCTCTGGGAAGCAGTAGAAGAGGACTACGAAGTAACTCCTCTTGGAAATAATCCAACAATTAATCAGATAAAAATTCacaaggagaaaaagaaaaggaaagccaAACCCAAAACATGTCTTTTCTCTGCAGTATCACATTCAATTCTCACTAGAATTATGCAAATGCAGTCTGCAGCAGCAATTT CCAACAAGGTGAGATTGTTTGGTAAGGAATTTAATGATGAAAGAATTGTTCAAAAAATTCTTGTAACACTGCCTGAGAAATATGAAGCCACGATCTCTTCTTTAGAGAATTCTAAAGATCTGTCAAGTATCACCTTGGCAGAACTTGTTAAAGCTTTGCAGGCATTGGAGCAAAGAAGAATAATGAGGAAGGAAA ATGTCAAGTGCAACAAATATGGTCAACTAGGACATGTTGAGAGGGTATGCAAGTCACAACCACAATGTGAGGAAGCCAACACCGCTGCAAATCAACATCAAGAAGAACAGTTATTTATAGCAACTTGTTTTGCTAGCAACAGCAGTTCTGAAAGCTGGTTAATTGACAGCGGATGCACAAATCATATGAGCAATGATCAAGAGCTCTTTCAAGAGCTAGATCGCTATGTCATTGGCAAAGTCAGGATTGGAAATGGAGATTTACTCGATGCGAAAGGCAGAGGAATTGTTGTAATTGAAAGCCTTACTG ATAAAGCGTGTCTGATCAAGGATGCTGATAACAAGGAGTTGTCCAAGATCAAGACGAGAGGCAAAAGCGTTTTCTTTGAACCTTCTGGAGGAGGAACAAGCTGCAATTGTCCA GCGAAAAGAGATAAGCTAGATAAAAATGCTGAACCTGGAAGTGTTGTAGGATACAACAATATCTCAAAAGCTTACAGGATCTATCAACCTCAAAATGACAAAGTTGTTGTTAGTAGGGATGTCAAGTTCTTGGAGAATGACACCTGGAACTGGAAAGATGGTGAAAAACAAAATAATCTAGAGTGTCTAGATGAAGATGTTGATGATGTACCCGTCCGAGGCACACGACCACTTTCTGATATATGTCAAAGGTGTAATGTTGCTATTTTAGAACCTGTAGGATTTCCAGAAGCTGCCAAAGATGAGAAATGGAGGACTACAATGCAGGAGGAGctgaaaatgatagaaaagaacAACACATACAATGCCAAACTCAACCCTGATGGTTCCGTAATCACACAAGAAAGTTATTGGAGTCAAGTGGGTTTATAG